A window of Desulfovibrio sp. contains these coding sequences:
- a CDS encoding insulinase family protein, whose protein sequence is MNNNGFTLVTERHLHEVDGMARLWLHEATGAQLLSISNTDENKCFGVSFRTPPTDSTGVAHILEHSVLCGSDKYPVKEPFVELLKGSLQTFLNAFTFPDKTCYPVASCNLRDFYNLIDVYIDAVFHPRISEDILKQEGWHVEAPSADGPWSYKGVVYNEMKGVYSSPDSVLSEQSQQALFPDTLYSLDSGGNPERIPDLTYEAFSNFHSSYYHPSNARFFFWGDDPEAERLRLVNESLKGYTARPVNSAVPLQKRLDTPRQIEVPYAASEGEKRALLTVNWLLGERGDVDQALLMEMLEHILEGLPGSPLRKALIASGLGEDTTGCGLETDLRQMYYSTGLKGVAPRDVPKVEMLIFETLAQLAEEGIPKAAVEAAVNSVEFAYRENNSGRFPRGLSAMIQALSTWLYDGDPLAPLAWEAPLESLKARISAGEPVFEQAIKDWFLNNEHRAMVVLLPDTNLGKARDEAEKSRVDAVQAAADADARAAMAADTLRLEEVQSAPDSPEALASIPALGLEDLPRHNAPIPRNIVELPEPALSHELPTSGIAYATLLLPLANVPDRLVPLLPLFSRCLTEMGTARRDFTELGELMAAKTGGVGADTLLGTVRESRHTVSYMGVSGKAVYDKLPDLFAIMQEILLEPLTDQAVIEERLGQMLLEAKARMENALQSAGHAAVSARLRARFTGAGALAERTSGLSYLESVRSMLQRLEQEPQTLMADLEELRARIVARPGAIFDCTAEAAGLVLAETQARQLLQALPPVRSGAASGIGESPMSLPQAEAFIAPAQINYVGKAANIYDQGYVYHGSASVILRYLRMGYLWERVRVRGGAYGAFCNLDRMGGTLVCASYRDPNVDATLEAFDGMAEFLRGFTPDKAQLTQAIVGAIGDLDSYLLPDAKGAQSLSRWLTNDTDAARAIMREEILSTTEKHFREFSEVLAEAAKTGHICVLGGPKAEAAAREHGWQSSKLV, encoded by the coding sequence ATGAATAACAACGGTTTTACTCTTGTCACCGAACGGCATCTCCACGAAGTGGACGGCATGGCCCGGCTGTGGCTGCATGAGGCCACGGGCGCGCAACTGCTTTCCATCAGCAATACGGATGAAAACAAATGCTTTGGCGTGAGCTTTCGCACGCCGCCCACCGACTCCACCGGCGTGGCCCATATTCTGGAGCACTCCGTGCTCTGCGGTTCCGACAAGTACCCGGTCAAAGAACCCTTTGTGGAACTGCTCAAGGGCTCCCTGCAGACCTTTCTCAATGCCTTCACCTTTCCGGACAAGACCTGCTATCCCGTGGCGAGCTGCAATCTGCGCGACTTCTACAATCTCATTGACGTCTACATCGACGCCGTCTTCCACCCGCGCATCAGCGAGGACATCCTCAAGCAGGAAGGCTGGCATGTGGAAGCCCCCAGCGCCGACGGCCCCTGGTCTTACAAGGGCGTGGTCTATAATGAAATGAAGGGCGTCTACTCCTCGCCCGACTCCGTGCTCTCCGAGCAGAGCCAGCAGGCGCTGTTCCCCGACACCCTGTACAGCCTTGACTCCGGCGGCAATCCCGAGCGCATCCCCGACCTTACCTATGAGGCTTTTTCCAATTTTCACAGCAGCTACTACCACCCGAGCAACGCCCGCTTCTTTTTCTGGGGCGACGACCCGGAAGCCGAGCGCCTGCGCCTTGTCAACGAATCCCTGAAAGGCTACACCGCCCGGCCCGTGAACTCTGCCGTGCCCCTGCAAAAACGCCTGGACACCCCGCGCCAGATTGAAGTGCCCTATGCCGCCTCTGAAGGCGAAAAGCGCGCACTGCTCACGGTCAACTGGCTGCTGGGCGAACGCGGCGACGTGGATCAGGCCCTGCTTATGGAAATGCTGGAGCATATCCTTGAGGGCCTGCCGGGCTCGCCCCTGCGCAAGGCGCTCATAGCCTCCGGCCTGGGCGAGGACACGACGGGCTGCGGGCTTGAGACAGACCTGCGCCAGATGTACTACTCCACCGGTCTCAAGGGCGTGGCCCCAAGGGACGTGCCCAAGGTCGAGATGCTCATCTTTGAAACCCTGGCCCAGCTTGCCGAGGAGGGCATCCCCAAGGCTGCGGTGGAAGCCGCCGTCAATTCGGTGGAATTCGCCTACCGCGAAAACAATTCGGGCCGCTTCCCGCGCGGGCTTTCGGCCATGATCCAGGCCCTGTCCACCTGGCTGTACGACGGCGACCCCCTGGCTCCCCTTGCCTGGGAAGCGCCGCTGGAATCCCTCAAGGCGCGCATCAGCGCCGGTGAGCCGGTGTTCGAGCAGGCCATAAAGGACTGGTTCCTGAACAACGAGCACCGCGCCATGGTCGTGCTGCTGCCCGACACAAACCTTGGCAAAGCCCGCGACGAGGCTGAAAAATCCCGCGTGGACGCCGTGCAGGCTGCCGCCGACGCTGACGCGCGCGCCGCCATGGCGGCCGACACCCTGCGGCTTGAGGAAGTGCAGAGCGCGCCCGACAGCCCGGAGGCCCTTGCCAGCATTCCCGCTCTGGGGCTTGAGGATCTGCCGCGCCACAATGCGCCCATTCCGCGCAACATCGTGGAGCTGCCGGAACCCGCGCTGAGCCATGAACTGCCAACCAGCGGCATTGCCTACGCCACCCTTTTGCTGCCCCTGGCCAATGTGCCTGACCGCCTTGTGCCCCTGCTGCCCCTGTTTTCCCGCTGCCTGACCGAAATGGGCACGGCGCGCCGCGACTTTACGGAACTTGGCGAGCTCATGGCGGCCAAAACCGGCGGCGTGGGAGCCGACACCCTGCTGGGAACCGTGCGTGAAAGCCGCCATACCGTGAGCTATATGGGCGTCTCCGGCAAGGCGGTCTACGACAAGCTGCCGGATCTCTTCGCCATCATGCAGGAAATACTTCTGGAACCCCTCACGGATCAGGCCGTCATTGAGGAGCGCCTGGGCCAGATGCTTCTGGAAGCCAAGGCCCGTATGGAAAACGCCCTCCAGTCCGCAGGCCATGCGGCGGTCAGCGCCCGTTTGCGGGCGCGGTTCACCGGCGCGGGCGCTCTGGCCGAGCGCACCTCCGGCCTGAGCTACCTTGAAAGCGTTCGTTCCATGCTCCAGCGCCTTGAGCAGGAACCGCAAACGCTCATGGCCGATCTGGAAGAATTGCGCGCCCGTATCGTGGCCCGGCCCGGCGCGATTTTTGACTGCACCGCCGAGGCCGCTGGCCTTGTCCTGGCCGAAACCCAGGCGCGCCAGCTGTTGCAGGCCCTGCCGCCAGTCCGCTCCGGCGCGGCCAGCGGCATTGGCGAGTCCCCCATGAGCCTGCCCCAAGCCGAAGCCTTCATCGCTCCGGCCCAGATCAACTATGTGGGCAAGGCCGCCAACATCTATGACCAGGGCTATGTGTACCACGGCTCGGCCAGTGTTATCCTGCGTTATCTGCGCATGGGCTACCTGTGGGAGCGCGTGCGCGTGCGCGGCGGCGCGTACGGGGCCTTCTGCAATCTTGACCGCATGGGCGGCACCCTGGTGTGCGCTTCCTACCGTGACCCCAACGTGGACGCCACCCTTGAGGCCTTTGACGGCATGGCCGAGTTTTTGCGCGGCTTTACGCCCGACAAGGCCCAACTGACCCAGGCCATCGTGGGGGCCATCGGCGATCTGGACAGCTACCTTTTGCCCGACGCCAAGGGCGCGCAGTCCCTGAGCCGCTGGCTCACCAATGATACGGACGCCGCCCGCGCCATCATGCGTGAAGAAATCCTTTCCACCACTGAAAAGCATTTTCGCGAGTTTTCCGAAGTGCTGGCAGAGGCCGCCAAAACTGGGCACATCTGCGTGCTGGGCGGCCCCAAGGCTGAAGCTGCCGCCAGGGAACACGGCTGGCAGAGCAGCAAACTGGTATAA
- the rpsB gene encoding 30S ribosomal protein S2 translates to MAYVSMKQMLETGVHFGHQTRRWNPKMRPYIFGARNGIHIIDLQQTVKLFRIAHDKVVDTVAKGGKVLFIGTKRQAQEAVATEAGRAGQYYVTNRWMGGTLTNFVTIQKSVDRLKKLEVMFADGSINRYQKKEILLLEREMNKLEQTLGGIKNMDRLPQLAFIIDPHREDIAVKECRKLGIPIVAVTDTNCDPDVIDYIIPGNDDAIRAIKLFVASFAEACTEGEAMSKDHKGEGSNAEEAMQKAAAAEAVAEAAPAQ, encoded by the coding sequence ATGGCTTACGTCAGCATGAAGCAAATGCTGGAAACCGGCGTGCATTTCGGTCACCAGACCCGCCGCTGGAACCCCAAGATGCGTCCCTACATTTTCGGCGCGCGTAACGGTATCCATATCATCGACCTGCAGCAGACCGTAAAGCTCTTCCGCATTGCCCACGACAAGGTTGTGGACACTGTTGCCAAGGGCGGCAAGGTTCTGTTCATAGGCACCAAGCGCCAGGCTCAGGAAGCTGTGGCCACCGAGGCCGGTCGCGCCGGACAGTACTATGTGACCAATCGTTGGATGGGCGGCACGCTCACCAACTTTGTCACCATCCAGAAGAGCGTTGATCGCCTGAAGAAGCTGGAAGTCATGTTTGCCGACGGCAGCATCAACCGCTACCAGAAGAAGGAAATCCTGCTTCTGGAACGCGAAATGAACAAGCTGGAACAAACCCTCGGCGGCATCAAGAACATGGACCGTCTGCCCCAGCTTGCCTTCATCATCGACCCGCATCGTGAAGACATCGCCGTCAAGGAATGCCGCAAGCTCGGCATCCCCATCGTGGCCGTTACGGACACCAACTGCGACCCCGATGTCATTGACTATATCATTCCCGGCAATGATGACGCCATCCGCGCCATCAAGCTTTTTGTGGCCTCTTTCGCCGAAGCCTGCACGGAAGGCGAAGCCATGAGCAAGGACCACAAGGGCGAAGGCTCCAACGCTGAAGAAGCCATGCAAAAGGCTGCTGCTGCCGAGGCCGTGGCCGAAGCTGCTCCCGCCCAATAA
- the tsf gene encoding translation elongation factor Ts, protein MAITAQLVKELREMTGAGMMDCKKALVEVEGDLEKAVDWLRQKGMAKAAKKSGRATSEGLVTVTLSDDGKTVAMASLLCETDFVARGEQFQNMAAKLAKTVLDNAPADAVALESLMGEEVTQLIASVGENMQIGKFARHTKPGESSVIGQYIHANSKIGVLVFLTCGKAESAAKPEVQELAKNIAMQVAAASPMALDAASLDQAAVEREREVYRQKALEEGKPANIVDKIADGAVKKFQKDVCLMEQPYIRDDKKTISDIVRETGKTVGDEITVTGFERIQLAAE, encoded by the coding sequence ATGGCTATTACCGCTCAACTGGTAAAAGAACTGCGCGAAATGACTGGCGCCGGCATGATGGATTGCAAAAAAGCCCTGGTGGAAGTGGAAGGCGACCTGGAAAAGGCCGTTGACTGGCTGCGCCAGAAGGGCATGGCCAAGGCTGCCAAAAAGTCGGGCCGCGCCACCAGTGAAGGTCTTGTGACCGTGACCCTGAGTGATGACGGCAAGACCGTGGCCATGGCTTCGCTTTTGTGCGAAACCGACTTCGTGGCGCGTGGCGAGCAGTTCCAGAACATGGCCGCCAAGCTGGCCAAGACCGTGCTGGACAACGCCCCCGCTGACGCCGTGGCCCTTGAATCCCTTATGGGTGAAGAAGTGACCCAGCTTATCGCCTCTGTGGGCGAAAACATGCAGATCGGCAAGTTTGCCCGCCACACCAAGCCCGGCGAAAGCTCCGTCATCGGCCAGTACATCCACGCCAACAGCAAGATTGGCGTGCTGGTGTTTCTGACCTGCGGCAAGGCCGAAAGCGCCGCCAAGCCCGAAGTGCAGGAACTGGCCAAAAATATCGCCATGCAGGTGGCCGCCGCCAGCCCCATGGCTCTTGACGCCGCCAGCCTGGATCAGGCCGCTGTGGAGCGCGAACGCGAAGTCTACCGCCAGAAGGCTCTGGAAGAAGGCAAGCCCGCCAACATCGTGGACAAGATCGCCGACGGCGCCGTGAAAAAATTCCAGAAGGACGTGTGCCTTATGGAACAGCCTTACATTCGCGACGACAAGAAGACCATCAGCGACATCGTGCGTGAAACCGGCAAGACCGTTGGTGATGAAATCACCGTCACCGGCTTTGAGCGCATCCAGCTTGCCGCCGAATAA
- a CDS encoding TerC family protein produces the protein MLEFSWVTQLSAWAGLGTLVLLEVVLGVDNLVFISILVGRLPGDRKRQAFLVGLGLALLMRMILLTIMARLATLITPLFVLGGHGFSARDLILMAGGVFLLLKGTMELHDRLEGHSGRYAGETEHHPGFWQVIFQVVVLDAVFSLDSIITAVGMVEHVTIMMLAVIIAMSIMLMSAGPLLAFMERHPTVIVLCLGFLLMIGLSLLADGLGFHIPKGYMYAAIVFSLLVEMCNQWALRNRRRRFSMRDMRESTARVILNILGGSAPGQGDTQLDAAALAGETKERLFAPEERAMLARVIRLGGRTARFIMVPRQRVNWLDSNADRETVSKHAAASRLAWLPVLRRDTDEVLGVVHPGDILMREGEQPEGQWDLTKFIRPAPTIFEHTPLPVIMEDFRTHPSPLAFVRDEYGSVVGIITPAELLSVLAGQMGDMPAGPEACRRPDGSWVMPGRLTIDLFASWLGISLPKRLDSATLAGFILERLGRIPEKGAHLHYQGWDLEITRMDRRRIDEVRAVRLLTPPVKGKKKARDASGRR, from the coding sequence ATGCTGGAATTTTCATGGGTAACGCAGCTTTCCGCCTGGGCCGGTCTGGGCACGCTGGTACTGCTGGAAGTGGTGCTTGGCGTGGACAACCTGGTCTTTATTTCCATACTTGTGGGAAGGTTGCCCGGCGACCGCAAGCGGCAGGCTTTCTTGGTGGGGCTTGGGCTGGCCCTGCTCATGCGCATGATCCTGCTCACCATCATGGCCCGTCTGGCCACGCTGATCACGCCCCTGTTCGTGCTTGGGGGGCACGGCTTTTCAGCGCGTGACCTCATACTCATGGCCGGAGGCGTCTTTTTGTTGCTCAAGGGCACCATGGAGCTGCACGACCGGCTTGAAGGCCACAGCGGCAGATATGCCGGAGAAACGGAGCACCATCCCGGATTCTGGCAGGTGATTTTTCAGGTGGTGGTGCTGGACGCGGTATTTTCGCTGGACTCCATCATCACGGCCGTGGGCATGGTGGAACATGTCACCATCATGATGCTGGCCGTGATCATAGCCATGAGCATCATGCTCATGTCTGCCGGGCCACTGCTTGCCTTTATGGAGCGTCACCCCACGGTCATTGTGCTGTGCCTGGGCTTTTTGCTCATGATCGGCCTGAGCCTTCTGGCCGACGGTCTGGGCTTTCATATTCCCAAGGGCTACATGTACGCGGCCATTGTGTTTTCGCTCCTGGTGGAAATGTGCAACCAGTGGGCGCTGCGCAACCGACGAAGACGCTTCAGCATGCGCGACATGCGCGAGTCCACGGCCCGCGTGATCCTGAATATTCTGGGCGGGAGCGCGCCTGGGCAGGGCGATACCCAGCTCGACGCAGCCGCCCTGGCGGGCGAAACCAAGGAACGGCTGTTCGCGCCGGAGGAACGGGCCATGCTGGCCCGCGTCATTCGCCTTGGCGGACGCACGGCCCGTTTTATCATGGTGCCGCGCCAGCGCGTGAACTGGCTGGACAGCAATGCCGACAGGGAGACCGTGAGCAAGCATGCCGCCGCGTCACGGCTGGCCTGGTTGCCCGTGCTGCGCCGCGACACCGACGAGGTGCTTGGCGTGGTACACCCTGGCGACATCCTCATGCGCGAAGGCGAGCAGCCCGAAGGGCAGTGGGATCTGACCAAGTTCATCCGGCCAGCGCCCACCATCTTCGAGCATACGCCCCTGCCTGTCATTATGGAGGATTTTCGCACCCATCCTTCGCCGCTGGCCTTTGTGCGCGACGAATACGGCAGCGTGGTGGGCATCATCACCCCGGCCGAGCTTTTGAGCGTGCTGGCCGGGCAGATGGGCGACATGCCCGCCGGGCCGGAAGCCTGCCGCCGCCCCGACGGCAGCTGGGTCATGCCAGGGCGGCTCACCATTGACCTTTTTGCCAGCTGGCTTGGCATCAGCCTGCCCAAGCGCCTGGACAGCGCGACCCTGGCCGGGTTCATTCTGGAGCGCCTTGGGCGCATACCCGAAAAAGGCGCGCACCTGCACTATCAGGGCTGGGATCTGGAAATCACGCGCATGGACAGGCGGCGCATTGACGAAGTGCGCGCCGTGCGCCTGCTGACGCCCCCGGTCAAGGGAAAGAAAAAAGCCAGGGATGCCTCCGGGCGGCGCTGA
- the ilvB gene encoding acetolactate synthase large subunit codes for MLRLTGAELTIRLLENQGVTCIAGIPGGFNLPLYDALGRSGAIRHVLARHEQGAGFIAQGMARVSGRPGVVFATSGPGATNTLTALADARMDSVPLVCITGQVPQSMIGTDAFQEVDIYGMSIPATKHNFLVRSPEELPRVIAEAFSIAVSDRPGPVLVDIPRDVQVAPVEVDGLPEPGRATPMPTPDSASLARAAELLNAAERPLLLLGGGTSSPEAAAAVLEFMEQQRIPAVMSLRGLGVVPHGHELAVGMLGMHGARASNMLVEECDVLMVVGARLGDRATGRLDSFCPKSGLIHIDIDASEVGKLLMPQVGLTADASQALRALMPLVKPRDRGAWLARVDARKATHGLRFDREDDILSPYGIIRHVAKLVGDDAVIATDVGQHQMRVAQAYPMNRPRQWLTSGGLGTMGFGLPAAIGAALERRGGMAVCFTGDGSLLMNIQEMATAAETGANVKIILCNNNGLGLVQQQQDLFFDGRITASAYTTRTDFVQIAQGFGLPAARLTAGKDPQRVLKEFLGKPGPCLIEVQVRAEDKVFPMVPPGAANSQMIEGIPS; via the coding sequence ATGTTACGTCTTACTGGAGCCGAATTAACCATACGCCTGTTGGAGAATCAGGGGGTCACCTGTATTGCCGGTATTCCCGGCGGTTTCAATCTGCCCTTGTACGACGCGCTGGGGCGCAGCGGAGCGATCCGCCATGTTCTGGCGCGGCACGAACAGGGCGCGGGTTTTATAGCGCAGGGCATGGCCAGGGTTTCCGGCCGCCCCGGCGTGGTCTTCGCCACATCGGGGCCGGGAGCCACCAACACCCTCACGGCCCTTGCCGACGCCCGCATGGATTCGGTGCCCCTGGTCTGCATCACCGGCCAGGTTCCCCAGAGCATGATAGGCACTGACGCCTTTCAGGAAGTGGACATTTACGGCATGTCCATCCCGGCCACCAAGCACAATTTTCTCGTGCGTTCTCCCGAAGAACTGCCGCGTGTCATTGCCGAGGCCTTTTCCATTGCTGTCAGCGACCGCCCCGGCCCGGTACTTGTGGACATTCCGCGCGACGTGCAGGTGGCCCCCGTCGAGGTAGACGGCCTGCCGGAACCCGGCAGGGCCACGCCCATGCCCACGCCCGACAGCGCGTCCCTGGCCAGGGCTGCCGAGCTTCTCAATGCTGCGGAACGGCCGCTGCTCCTGCTTGGCGGGGGCACGTCGTCGCCGGAGGCCGCCGCCGCCGTGCTGGAATTTATGGAGCAGCAGCGCATCCCGGCCGTCATGTCCCTGCGCGGGCTTGGCGTGGTGCCCCACGGGCATGAACTTGCCGTGGGCATGCTGGGCATGCACGGCGCACGCGCCTCCAACATGCTGGTGGAAGAATGCGATGTGCTCATGGTGGTGGGCGCGCGCCTGGGCGACAGGGCCACTGGCCGTCTGGACAGTTTTTGCCCCAAGAGCGGGCTTATCCATATCGACATCGACGCCAGCGAGGTGGGCAAGCTGCTCATGCCGCAGGTGGGGCTGACGGCGGACGCCAGTCAGGCCCTGCGGGCGCTCATGCCCCTGGTGAAGCCACGGGATCGCGGCGCCTGGCTGGCACGTGTGGATGCCCGCAAGGCCACGCACGGGCTGCGCTTTGACCGGGAGGACGACATCCTCTCCCCCTATGGCATCATCCGTCATGTGGCCAAGCTGGTGGGTGACGACGCCGTCATCGCCACGGATGTGGGCCAGCACCAGATGCGTGTGGCACAGGCCTACCCCATGAACCGCCCGCGTCAGTGGCTCACGTCCGGCGGGCTGGGCACCATGGGCTTTGGCCTGCCTGCGGCCATAGGCGCGGCGCTGGAACGGCGCGGGGGCATGGCCGTCTGCTTTACCGGGGATGGCAGCCTGCTCATGAATATTCAGGAAATGGCCACTGCCGCTGAAACCGGGGCCAACGTAAAAATCATATTGTGCAACAACAACGGGCTGGGGCTTGTGCAGCAACAGCAGGATCTTTTCTTTGACGGGCGCATCACTGCCTCCGCCTATACCACCCGCACGGACTTTGTGCAGATTGCCCAGGGGTTTGGCCTGCCTGCGGCCAGGCTTACCGCTGGAAAAGACCCACAGCGTGTGCTGAAAGAATTTCTTGGCAAACCCGGCCCCTGCCTGATTGAAGTGCAGGTGCGGGCCGAAGACAAGGTATTTCCCATGGTGCCGCCAGGAGCGGCCAACAGTCAAATGATCGAGGGGATTCCGTCATGA
- a CDS encoding ACT domain-containing protein yields MSSSIKSALTMLRLSVNNHPGVMSHICGLFAGRAYNLEGILVTPEDDGATCRMWLVVKDDGRMEQIVKQVSKLHDVLDVHVGQAEPTVFNRLAGCLEC; encoded by the coding sequence ATGAGCAGTTCCATCAAAAGCGCCCTTACCATGCTGCGCCTGAGCGTCAACAACCATCCCGGCGTCATGTCGCATATCTGCGGCCTGTTTGCCGGACGCGCCTATAATCTTGAAGGGATCCTCGTGACGCCCGAGGACGACGGGGCCACCTGCCGCATGTGGCTGGTGGTCAAGGATGACGGACGCATGGAGCAGATAGTGAAACAGGTGAGCAAACTGCACGATGTGCTGGACGTGCATGTGGGGCAGGCCGAACCGACGGTCTTCAACCGTCTGGCTGGATGCCTCGAATGCTGA
- a CDS encoding methyl-accepting chemotaxis protein yields the protein MKLQTKLLTGFIASALITLSVGIFAASRMHDMSKADNFLYTRAVEPMGDLVNISAYFQRIRINLLDFATTNNDAIKERARTVIPQFRAIIDSSAVKVEATLISDEGRRILAEYKVRRQDFRKMTDEVMAMAEAGRKDEAYALLSGKGREISSIYQKTIDALVASKREQGALVAKHNAELADSSSNLLYVALGFGLLLSITLGVLLTRNIMRQLGEDPGYLAHVAGEIASGNLDVNFRAQKRPGGVYHVMQNMVATMKEKIAEAEEKSTEAARQAEQAHVAMKEAQAAKEEALHARAEGMLQAANQLESVVNVLTSASEELSAQIEQSSRGSDEQSQRISETATAMEQMNATVREVASNAGHASEMSGNARTQAQEGESIVTKVVHGIDEVSRQSQELKEDMDTLSHQAEGIGQIMNVISDIADQTNLLALNAAIEAARAGDAGRGFAVVADEVRKLAEKTMAATHEVGAVITGIQEGTRKSVAGVNLSINTIQEATNLANQSGQTLRTIVNLVDQTNDQVRSIATASEEQSAASDEINRSVEQVAAISSQTASAMGQASQATAELARQSQVLQRLINEMKSESNQG from the coding sequence ATGAAACTGCAGACAAAACTTTTGACCGGGTTTATTGCCTCGGCCCTGATCACATTATCGGTGGGCATTTTCGCCGCTTCGCGGATGCACGACATGAGCAAGGCCGACAATTTTCTTTATACGCGCGCGGTGGAGCCCATGGGCGACCTGGTCAACATCTCGGCCTATTTTCAGCGCATCAGAATTAATCTGCTGGATTTTGCCACCACAAACAATGATGCCATAAAAGAACGCGCGCGCACCGTCATTCCCCAGTTTCGCGCCATCATCGACAGCAGCGCCGTAAAGGTTGAAGCCACCCTCATCTCTGACGAGGGGCGCAGAATCTTGGCTGAATACAAGGTGCGCCGCCAGGATTTCAGAAAGATGACCGACGAGGTCATGGCCATGGCCGAAGCAGGCCGCAAGGATGAGGCGTATGCCCTGCTGAGCGGCAAAGGCAGAGAAATTTCCTCAATCTATCAGAAGACCATTGACGCCCTTGTGGCCTCCAAGCGTGAGCAGGGCGCTCTTGTGGCCAAACACAATGCCGAGCTGGCAGACTCGTCCAGCAATCTTCTTTACGTAGCCCTTGGCTTCGGCCTTTTGCTTTCCATCACCCTGGGCGTGTTGCTGACCCGCAACATCATGCGTCAGCTTGGCGAAGACCCCGGCTATCTGGCCCACGTGGCGGGCGAAATAGCCAGCGGCAACCTTGACGTCAACTTCAGGGCGCAAAAGCGCCCCGGCGGCGTATACCATGTGATGCAAAACATGGTTGCCACCATGAAGGAAAAAATAGCCGAGGCCGAAGAAAAAAGCACTGAAGCCGCGCGGCAGGCAGAGCAGGCGCATGTGGCCATGAAAGAGGCCCAGGCGGCCAAGGAAGAGGCCCTGCACGCCAGGGCTGAAGGCATGTTGCAGGCCGCCAACCAGCTTGAAAGCGTGGTGAACGTCCTCACCTCCGCCTCCGAAGAGCTGTCCGCGCAGATTGAACAGTCCAGCCGTGGCTCTGACGAACAGTCCCAGCGCATCAGCGAAACAGCCACCGCCATGGAACAGATGAACGCCACTGTGCGCGAGGTGGCCAGCAACGCCGGGCACGCTTCGGAAATGTCCGGCAACGCCCGCACCCAGGCCCAGGAAGGCGAAAGCATCGTCACCAAGGTGGTGCACGGCATTGACGAGGTGTCCAGGCAGAGCCAGGAACTCAAAGAGGACATGGACACACTCAGCCATCAGGCCGAAGGCATCGGCCAGATCATGAACGTCATTTCGGACATCGCTGACCAGACCAACCTGCTTGCCCTCAATGCCGCCATCGAGGCCGCCAGGGCGGGCGACGCCGGGCGCGGCTTCGCTGTCGTGGCCGACGAGGTTCGCAAACTGGCCGAAAAGACCATGGCAGCCACCCACGAGGTGGGCGCGGTCATCACCGGCATTCAGGAAGGCACCCGCAAGAGCGTTGCCGGGGTGAACCTCTCCATCAATACCATTCAGGAAGCCACCAACCTTGCCAACCAGTCCGGCCAGACCCTGCGCACCATCGTTAACCTGGTTGACCAGACCAACGATCAGGTACGCTCCATCGCCACTGCCAGTGAAGAACAGTCCGCCGCCAGTGACGAGATAAACCGCTCGGTGGAACAGGTGGCCGCCATATCCAGCCAGACCGCCTCGGCCATGGGCCAGGCCTCGCAGGCCACGGCCGAACTGGCGCGGCAGTCTCAGGTTTTGCAGCGTCTTATCAATGAAATGAAGTCCGAAAGCAACCAGGGCTAG